The DNA region CCCCGCCGGCGCTGTGCGCAACCCCGGAATCTTGGTCCGAAAATCTGGGACCAGTATGGCTGCGCCCCATGTCACCGGAGCCGTCGCGATTGCCTTGGCTATTTGCGGCGGCACCCTGCCCGCCCGAACCATCCGCGAGCTGGTGTTATCGAGTTGTGTACCGTCCGCACCCGGCCACGAGATGGGGCTCGGCCACGGCTATCTCGACGTGACAGCGCTCGCCGAAGCTGCGCGGTCGGCCGCCAAGACAGCACGGACAAGGACAGTACCCAGCCGTCCCCAACACCAGGAGTCAACCATGACCGATGATGATCTACGTCGCCTTATCGACGACCCAGGAACCGCCTACCGGGAGTTCCTATACCGCCCGGACGGTGATCTCGCCACCTGGATCGGTCGACGTTATGCGACCGTGGCGAAACCCGGCCGCGTCCCCGCTCGTGCCCTGCGTCCTGGCGACGTGCTGCTCGAGATCGAACTTGGCCGCCCCACCGGCGGGAGGTGCACCCCGCTAGACGATGCGAACATCGACGAGGTGACTCGGCGGTCCCGGCTCCCTCAGGGCAGGCTCGTCCTGCGCCGCCGCCGGTCGTCAGTCATGCCCAACCGCGACCCGATCGAACCCTTCCCCCCACCATCATCTGCCGATCCCGATCCCGACCCCGACCCCGACTTCGAGCCCCCCTATGGCGAGTCCGTCTTCGAGATGGAAGCCGAGCTTTCTCCCGGCAATTGGGAGGGCAAGCCTGAGATCGGGTTACCTCTCGGATCCGAGAACACGTTGTCTATGTTGGATCCCCAGGCGCTCTACGAGAGCTTCTTGAATGGCCGGTCATCTGTCGTCGCTGAATCGCTTGAGGACGAGTTTGCGGACGGCGAATCGCCGTTCCACCCACGGGCCCACGACCAGAAGTTCCGAGAGTTCACGTCTCTGTTCCTGGCCGAGACACTCGACGAGATCGTTCCCCCAGAACTCGAGGCCCATACCGTCGAGTCCGAGTTCGGGGCCGGCTCGTTCGAAACTGAGTCCCAGAGCGACGCCAGTGATTCAGAGGATCAGACCACCAGCGAAGCTGATCAAGGTCAGGGTGGGGGCGAGGAGATGCCTCAATTTGCGGAACTCGAGGCTGATGCCGTACTCGCGGAGGCGTTCGCCGATGCGAGCAGACTTGAAGCGTCCACCGAGTCGCCGGTCGCCCCCGAGTCGCTCGCGCCGACCGAACTGCAGGCCGTCGGCGGTCTGGAGACATTCGAAGCCGTCGCCTGGCCGACCGCTGCGGCTGAGGTCAGCATGTCACTCCGCCCCCCAGACCCGGCTGCTGAGCGGTGCAGGCGGGCTTGGTTCACAAAGATCCGACAGCTGGACGCGCTCATTCAGGAAGCGCTCGACGTTGAATACCAGTTGTCATGGCTCGACGCATTCGAGCGGGTGCAGCGAGCGATCGACCTCGGTGAGCGGGACGCAAAGCTATTGACAAACTTTGCCTACTTCGCAACGCAGGCGTATCCGGTGAGCTATTGCCCGATCAAACGTGGTGACGTCAACGAGGCTCGAACCTGGGCCACGCTCCAACGAGAGGTCCTGGCGCGCCTCGCGGGTATGAGACCTCCCGTCGCGCAAGGTGGGCCCATCGCCTGCGAAGGCCCCCGCGAGAACCGGCCCGCGGTGCCGCAGGCCGAGGGTGCGCCGAGCGGGATGACCGGCCGGTACGAGTACACGATCGCCGGCCACACTTTGCCAGCCGGGGCCATGGCAGTCAACCAGGCCGGACGGCATCTCGAAGTCAGCCTCTCGCCGTTCGTCTACCCCGGCAGCGGATTGGCGGACCGCGAATTGAGGTTCTACGAGTGCGATCTCGACGCGTCGGGCGTATACCTCGCCGTCAATCGAGAGAATCACGACAAGCGCTTCGTCATTCAGCCACAGCCGGGCGGTGTCCTTGTGCTTGCGCAGCCGAAGGAGAATACCGGGTTTGCGACGGCTCGCCGCATTGACGCGCGAGCCACGTTGTTCCCGGAAGCGCTCGTCAGCATAAGCGAGTCGCGGGATCCGGGCGGCGTCCAGCGTGGTCCAATCGCGCGTCTCGTCGAGGCCGCCCACCGCACGGTGACGACGCAACAGCTGGCTCCATTCCTGCTTCAGCAGGAACACCAGCCGCTCGCAGCGCATCAAGCGAAATTCCTACGCGAACGGTTCCAGTCAACCGAGTGGATGGAGCTACTCCGTTCTGCGATCGCCGCGTCTGGTCATCGTTTCGCCGAGGTCCGCGGACGGGAGCAGCTTGTCTGGCGGATCGAGGCTTTCGTCAGGGGCGTCGTAAATGACCGCGAGCACGGCGTGGACAAGTCTGACTTCAGGCTCGCGCGAGCCCTCGTCCGGAGGACGTTGACAGAGACGGTTCTGGCTTACGGGGGACGCAGGCAGAGCAGCCTGGACTGGCTGCAGATGCTTGCGCAGATCACGAAGCAGCCGATCGCGGCTCATTCGGTCATCGGTATCAAACCATTGCCGAAGGAACTCGGAACGTATGAGTACGAGATCAGCCTCGATGTTGTCGAAGCCGCGTTCTTCATAGGTGGTGGTGCAGGGAAGCTGACCGTTCGACAGGTGAAGCCGGACCGGTGGACGAGGCCAATCGAACTGCGCGTCTGGTTCGCCAGCGCCGGTGGCTTCGTTAAGGTCGGGACTGACTCTTTCAGCGGCCGGGCTACGTCACCGCTGCCCTGGACTCCGCGTGACTTTCTCGGTCGCGTGGAGCGAGTCAAGGGCGGCGCCGAGGTGTCCGTGGGCGTGTCCGGAGCTGGCCCCAGCGCCGGCTTCTTACATATTTACGGCTCGGAGGCGCTCCCGCCCATGATGGTCCTCAGCGCGGAGCTCTTTGATACGTCATGGGGCATCGACGATCCCAACCAGAAAAAGCCCGGGTTCGACGTGTGGAAGCTGAAGGCCGAGATCGCGATTGGGATCCATGGGCTAATGGGTTGGACGAAGGAGATCGATCGACTCCCGATCCGCGACCTGACCGTGGTGCGCCCCGAGATGCTGTACGGCGTCTCCGGCGGCGGCCAGCGGAGGGCGCATTTCTGCTTTGATAGCGCGCTCCTGACCCCGGCCGCACGACAGAGCCTCCGAGTCTCGGCCGCGAACTGGTTGCCATTCCTGCGCGACTCACGAAGCAGCCTGTCGATCATCGCGCATGCAGATCAGGCCGGGAAACCCTCCTACAACCAAAAGCTCTCCGACAACCGTGCGCAAAACGTCCTCCGAGCTTTGCGTGACATCGTGGGCACGGATCTGGCGGTCGGTAAGGCCGAGACGAAGGGGATGGGGGAGAAGGAAGCCACCGGTGGCGGAGTTCGAGCCGGCGCCAAAGATCGGCGGGTGGAGGTCGCGCTGAATGGATTCACCGTTCTTAGCCTAAACAGCGAATGACTGCAGGGTCTATGCCGATGATTGGTAGTCGTTCGTGAGCGGAAACGCGCGACCGGTATCCCAGCTCGGGCGTTCGTCCAACAAGCCTGGCTCGTAGATGGGGAACGCGAGATACCGCACGTTCTCGCTCGGCCCATCGTCAGTGGGGCAGTCACACTTCGTTGAGCTCCGTCCCGCCCCCATGTCCCTGACGCTGCCAGCGGGAAGTGGCGGGGTGAAACAACGGTGTGGACGAATGAAGAGATCGAGTGCAGTCGAGCGCAGTGTTTGAGAACTCGACGTCCGGGGATCGCGGGCGCGTGGAGGTTTGCGATCGAGTGCAGGCGTGGTGACGTCCGCACAGCAGGGTTCAAACTCCTCCGTCTCCGCACTTTCAGGGTGGTTTTGGGGACGTTTAGTGAGGTTGAGGGACACTCCGTCCTAATTCGTGCCTGATCCGGGCCGTACCGACGGCCGCCTTCTTGAACTGTTTGCGCCTTCAGTCTTCAGATCTATCCATATTGCTCAGCTGCGTTTTGCCTGCGTGAGGAGACCGAGGGACCATGTGACCTCCGTCTCCATCATCGGGACTGGACGAATCGGGCGCTGGGTGTACAATAGTTCCGAAATTTGACC from Microbacterium sp. zg-B185 includes:
- a CDS encoding S8 family serine peptidase is translated as MDPALWELLRATGNPNDDIEAIIRLARPGIHIPGVRIISRFGQVATCRLPASAVTKVHAHPDVISLKAPRPYLPDLPSDPVDEVSAAEVLRATDVRRLPNLSATGAGIVIGAVDWGIDVDAACFRRPLNRGKGQSDPGGTRLLAFWDQRDRHGASGTAPSPFGYGAVHSQREIDMALRTGRPYDALGYHPSIADRGTGSHGTHVLDIAAGNGLGGAPVGIAPEADLVFVHLADRNTGGLANLGDSVRLLEAVDFVARTAAGRPWVVNLSVGRHGGPHDGTTLTELALDSLLDRTPGCIAVQSAGNYRQAFTHTSGTLQQNQTRSFEFVVSPRDMTANELEIWYDGADEFIVHIDPPGSTRAPGVRLGERANLTAEGRIVGRIYHRRDPNQANHIDAFFDSTGLSGTWKVTLHARRAVRGRYDGWLERDDACGDCQPRFIPRDNDRTTTTGTIANSHLPLITGAYNGHQASRPLAAFSSIGPTLDGRDKPDLAAPGVGIVATRSAPAGAVRNPGILVRKSGTSMAAPHVTGAVAIALAICGGTLPARTIRELVLSSCVPSAPGHEMGLGHGYLDVTALAEAARSAAKTARTRTVPSRPQHQESTMTDDDLRRLIDDPGTAYREFLYRPDGDLATWIGRRYATVAKPGRVPARALRPGDVLLEIELGRPTGGRCTPLDDANIDEVTRRSRLPQGRLVLRRRRSSVMPNRDPIEPFPPPSSADPDPDPDPDFEPPYGESVFEMEAELSPGNWEGKPEIGLPLGSENTLSMLDPQALYESFLNGRSSVVAESLEDEFADGESPFHPRAHDQKFREFTSLFLAETLDEIVPPELEAHTVESEFGAGSFETESQSDASDSEDQTTSEADQGQGGGEEMPQFAELEADAVLAEAFADASRLEASTESPVAPESLAPTELQAVGGLETFEAVAWPTAAAEVSMSLRPPDPAAERCRRAWFTKIRQLDALIQEALDVEYQLSWLDAFERVQRAIDLGERDAKLLTNFAYFATQAYPVSYCPIKRGDVNEARTWATLQREVLARLAGMRPPVAQGGPIACEGPRENRPAVPQAEGAPSGMTGRYEYTIAGHTLPAGAMAVNQAGRHLEVSLSPFVYPGSGLADRELRFYECDLDASGVYLAVNRENHDKRFVIQPQPGGVLVLAQPKENTGFATARRIDARATLFPEALVSISESRDPGGVQRGPIARLVEAAHRTVTTQQLAPFLLQQEHQPLAAHQAKFLRERFQSTEWMELLRSAIAASGHRFAEVRGREQLVWRIEAFVRGVVNDREHGVDKSDFRLARALVRRTLTETVLAYGGRRQSSLDWLQMLAQITKQPIAAHSVIGIKPLPKELGTYEYEISLDVVEAAFFIGGGAGKLTVRQVKPDRWTRPIELRVWFASAGGFVKVGTDSFSGRATSPLPWTPRDFLGRVERVKGGAEVSVGVSGAGPSAGFLHIYGSEALPPMMVLSAELFDTSWGIDDPNQKKPGFDVWKLKAEIAIGIHGLMGWTKEIDRLPIRDLTVVRPEMLYGVSGGGQRRAHFCFDSALLTPAARQSLRVSAANWLPFLRDSRSSLSIIAHADQAGKPSYNQKLSDNRAQNVLRALRDIVGTDLAVGKAETKGMGEKEATGGGVRAGAKDRRVEVALNGFTVLSLNSE